One stretch of Canis aureus isolate CA01 unplaced genomic scaffold, VMU_Caureus_v.1.0 ptg000175l_RagTag, whole genome shotgun sequence DNA includes these proteins:
- the LOC144309695 gene encoding ankyrin repeat domain-containing protein 26-like isoform X1, producing the protein MLRRMLSKYENGELPFYGDLKTSQTEMEIQINMLRQKRQAASQENLEQLRASHDASIRSQVALRIKELESELQSQIRNSQELKIELEKYRQLYLEESEMRMSLTKKLSKTNERLADITTKYLVERQQNRPFHSTLTIGPVLEGPYVGNWTSSLLLDRNVTPRENVMIPTSRPQTSVSSIETHLFKMQQMLEDSIIRELKEVAHD; encoded by the exons ATGTTAAGAAGGATGttaagtaaatatgaaaatggaGAGCTTCCTTTCTATGGAGATTTAAAAACCAGTCAAACGGAAATGGAAATTCAGATTAATATGCTAAGACAGAAg AGACAAGCAGCATCTCAAGAAAACTTAGAGCAGTTAAGAGCAAGTCATGATGCTTCAATAAGAAGTCAAGTGGCACTCAGAATTAAAGAGCTGGAATCTGAACTTCAATCCCAAATAAGAAATTCTCAGGAACTTAAAATAGAATTGGAAAAGTACAGGCAACTCTACCTAGAAGAATCAGAAATGCGAATGTCATTGACAAAAAAACTGAGCAA GACTAATGAGAGGCTGGCAGATATCACTACCAAATATCTGGTGGAGAGACAGCAGAACAGACCTTTCCACAGCACTCTTACTATAGGACCAGTCTTGGAAGGGCCTTATGTTGGAAATTGGACTAGTAGTTTACTGCTGGATAGAAATGTTACTCCAAGAGAAAATGTAATGATTCCTACCTCAAGGCCGCAGACTTCAGTTAGCAGCATTGAAACTCACTTGTTCAAG
- the LOC144309695 gene encoding ankyrin repeat domain-containing protein 26-like isoform X2 produces MLRRMLSKYENGELPFYGDLKTSQTEMEIQINMLRQKRQAASQENLEQLRASHDASIRSQVALRIKELESELQSQIRNSQELKIELEKYRQLYLEESEMRMSLTKKLSKTNERLADITTKYLVERQQNRPFHSTLTIGPVLEGPYVGNWTSSLLLDRNVTPRENVMIPTSRPQTSVSSIETHLFKLLMIENQDSVDLLL; encoded by the exons ATGTTAAGAAGGATGttaagtaaatatgaaaatggaGAGCTTCCTTTCTATGGAGATTTAAAAACCAGTCAAACGGAAATGGAAATTCAGATTAATATGCTAAGACAGAAg AGACAAGCAGCATCTCAAGAAAACTTAGAGCAGTTAAGAGCAAGTCATGATGCTTCAATAAGAAGTCAAGTGGCACTCAGAATTAAAGAGCTGGAATCTGAACTTCAATCCCAAATAAGAAATTCTCAGGAACTTAAAATAGAATTGGAAAAGTACAGGCAACTCTACCTAGAAGAATCAGAAATGCGAATGTCATTGACAAAAAAACTGAGCAA GACTAATGAGAGGCTGGCAGATATCACTACCAAATATCTGGTGGAGAGACAGCAGAACAGACCTTTCCACAGCACTCTTACTATAGGACCAGTCTTGGAAGGGCCTTATGTTGGAAATTGGACTAGTAGTTTACTGCTGGATAGAAATGTTACTCCAAGAGAAAATGTAATGATTCCTACCTCAAGGCCGCAGACTTCAGTTAGCAGCATTGAAACTCACTTGTTCAAG